The DNA segment GCCAGCACCTCCAGCCCATATTTGGCCGCTGCCCGTAATCCAGCAATGGCCGCCGCCTTCGGGTCGTTCATTTCGGCCACCATGCGGGCAGCTCCGGCCGTGTCATACGCGGGGATCGCTTCTGCATGGTGCAGGTGGGTGCGCAAATAGGCCTGGCACTGGCCAAGTGCCTGGGGATGCGAGTAAACCCGTTGAATCTGCTTGATGCGACTGCCCGGCAGTCCCAGCAGGTGATGCCGAATGCGCAGCTCCAGCTCGCCGACAATGCTTACGGCATGCGCCCGCAGCAGGTCGTAGTTGACGTGCACGCTGCCAAACAGCGAGTTTTCGATCGGAATCATGGCCCGGTCTACCTGACCCTTTTCCAGCGTTTCGAAGACCGCCTCGAAGTCTGGCAGCGGTACCGGTTCAACCTGCGCCGCGCCAAAGTAGGCCCAGATCGCCTCTTCGCTGAAGGCGCCTGGTTCCCCCTGGAAGGCTACGGTGAGTTTGCGTGCCATGCTACATGCGTTCCGGTGCGGAGATGCCCAGCACGTTCAGGCCGTTTGCCAGGACCAGGCGCGTTGCCCGCGCCAGCGCCAGACGCGCCTGCGCCAGCGGCTCAGGCTCCCCAATGATGCGGCAGTGGTCATAGAATTTTGTGAAGGCAACCGCTACCTCACGCAAATACGTGGCCACGCGGTGCGGCTCGTACGTCCGTGCCGCCTCCTGAATGACCTCCGGGAAACGCATCAGCTCCTTGATCAGTCCCGTTTCGGCTTCGTGGCGGAGCAGCGTCAGGTCTGGATTCGGACGTTCCGTCAACCCCACCTCGCTGGCCTTCCGCATGATAGAGCAAATGCGCGCATGCGCATATTGCAAGTAGAAGACCGGATTTTTTTCACTGACCTCGCGCGCCAGGTCCAGATCAAACTCCAGATGCGTGTTCGGGGAGCGCATCAAAAAGAAGAAGCGGGTAACGTCTTCGCCCACCTCATCCATCAATTCGTCAAGCGTTACATAAGTAGCCCGGCGGGTAGACATCTTCACCGGTTCCCCTCCTCGCACCAGCGTAACAAACTGATAGATGACCACATCCACCTTTCGTACGTCGTAGCCGAGCACCTCCAGCGCCCGGAGCACATCGGGATACGTGGCGATGTGGTCGGCGCCAAAGACATCGACGATACGCTCAAATCCTCGCTCAAATTTGGTTATATGATAGGCAATGTCGGGCAGCCGATACGTGGGCTCGCCCGTCCGCTTGACCAGCACCGTGTCCTGGTGCTTACCCAGCGCGCTGGTGCGGAACCAGACCGCTCCGTCTTTCTCATAAACATACCCCTTTTCGCGAAGCGCCTCGACAACTTCCCATACGCTGCCGTTCTCGTAGAGCGTATGCTCGTTGAAGAAGCTATCCATATGAATGCCCAGACGGGCAAGCGTGCGTCGAATCTCTTCAAAGATGGCCTTTTCAGCCGCTTCTTTGAAGGGCGTCAGGTCTTCCACATCACGCAGCGCGTCGCCGCATTGCTCATAGAGGCGCCGGGCAATGTCAATGATGTAATCGCCCAGATATCCGTCTTCGGGAAAGGGTTCGGGCACTTCTACCCATTCTCCTTCGGCCACCTGGATTTTTTTAGTGGGAAGCTGGGGATCGACCAGCGCCAGGTAGCGCGCCCGCACCGACGCGCCGAGCACGCGCATCTGGCGACCGGCGTCGTTGTAGTAGTACTCGCGCGTTACGCGGTAGCCGATCCACTCAAGCAAATTCGCAATGGTGTCGCCCAGCACGGCGTTCCGACCATGTCCCACCGTGAGCGGCCCGGTGGGGTTAGCACTGACGTACTCCACGATGGCAGGCCGTCCCTCTCCCAGGTTGCTCCGGCCATATTGCTCACCGGCTTCCAGGATATCGGCCAGCACCTGGATCAGGTAGTCCGAGGCAAAGCGGAAGTTCAGAAAACCAGGACCGGCCACTTCCACGGAGGCAACGCGCCGCGGGTCGAGCGGCAGCGCCCGCAACCGCTCCGCAATTTCCTCGGCGATCTGGCGCGGAGGCCGTTTCAGATATCGGGCCAACTGCATGGCCGCATTCGTGGCCAGATCACCGTGCGCGGGATTATTGGGTTTTTCTAGTTCCGGCCGGAAATCTTCCGGCACGCCCTCAAGGGTGCGCAACACCTGGCGGAGCGCTGCTTCAATGTATGCTTTCATTGCTGTTGGACAGTTTTCCTCAACCGACACCGGCGCGAATCTACAAAAAAGCGGCCCCGCAAGTTCAGACAAAGATTGAAAAGTCGTCGCGCCGCAGATGCAGATTGAGCACAACCGCTAACATCAAGGTATTGGCCAGAAGCGACGACCCTCCATAGGACAGGAAAGGCAGGGGAATGCCGATTACGGGCAATAGCCCTGTTGCCATCCCGATGTTGATGAACACGTGCACCAGAATCACCCCCGCCACACCGGCTGCCACCATCAGCCCGAAAGGATGGCGGCATTGCGTGCCAAGCTGAATGAGCCGCACCAGCAACAGCCCAAAAAGCACCAGCACCAGCGCCGCCCC comes from the Rhodothermus profundi genome and includes:
- the argS gene encoding arginine--tRNA ligase, which produces MKAYIEAALRQVLRTLEGVPEDFRPELEKPNNPAHGDLATNAAMQLARYLKRPPRQIAEEIAERLRALPLDPRRVASVEVAGPGFLNFRFASDYLIQVLADILEAGEQYGRSNLGEGRPAIVEYVSANPTGPLTVGHGRNAVLGDTIANLLEWIGYRVTREYYYNDAGRQMRVLGASVRARYLALVDPQLPTKKIQVAEGEWVEVPEPFPEDGYLGDYIIDIARRLYEQCGDALRDVEDLTPFKEAAEKAIFEEIRRTLARLGIHMDSFFNEHTLYENGSVWEVVEALREKGYVYEKDGAVWFRTSALGKHQDTVLVKRTGEPTYRLPDIAYHITKFERGFERIVDVFGADHIATYPDVLRALEVLGYDVRKVDVVIYQFVTLVRGGEPVKMSTRRATYVTLDELMDEVGEDVTRFFFLMRSPNTHLEFDLDLAREVSEKNPVFYLQYAHARICSIMRKASEVGLTERPNPDLTLLRHEAETGLIKELMRFPEVIQEAARTYEPHRVATYLREVAVAFTKFYDHCRIIGEPEPLAQARLALARATRLVLANGLNVLGISAPERM
- the pheA gene encoding prephenate dehydratase; this encodes MARKLTVAFQGEPGAFSEEAIWAYFGAAQVEPVPLPDFEAVFETLEKGQVDRAMIPIENSLFGSVHVNYDLLRAHAVSIVGELELRIRHHLLGLPGSRIKQIQRVYSHPQALGQCQAYLRTHLHHAEAIPAYDTAGAARMVAEMNDPKAAAIAGLRAAAKYGLEVLASGIESHPQNYTRFLVLARADIEPPKGPPGTMKTSIVFALRENVPGALFKSLAVFALRDLDLYKIESRPLVGMPGSYLFYLDVAGSVHEQAVQRALDHLAEVAAFVRVLGSYPRGRRVD